A single region of the Austwickia chelonae genome encodes:
- the ftsY gene encoding signal recognition particle-docking protein FtsY — protein MAGLVTLLRGPRTTGTEDERHTQTTTLESERPDDAAPDPQSVAGARAPAHSSLTEHPDAVVGRMHRLRDRLARSNSGIGQGLLSLLSRGRLEEGTWEDVEDTLLASDLGVEATQELVASLKQRVLVEGVRDEETVRSWLREELIRIVDPTMDREVVSGRQGNRSAVVLVVGVNGTGKTTTVGKLARVMVAQEREVVLGAADTFRAAAADQLQTWGERVGVRTVRSDREGADPASVAFDAVKSANEGDADVVLLDTAGRLHNKANLMAELAKVKRVVEKISPIDEVLLVLDATTGQNGLVQAEVFGEAVDVTGIVLTKLDGTAKGGIVVGVQRKLGVPVKLVGLGEGPDDLAPFDPETFVDAILG, from the coding sequence CTGGCGGGTCTGGTCACGCTCCTGCGCGGTCCCCGGACGACCGGAACGGAAGACGAGCGGCACACACAGACCACAACGCTTGAGAGCGAACGGCCTGATGATGCAGCACCTGATCCGCAGTCCGTGGCGGGGGCGAGGGCACCTGCACATTCTTCGCTCACAGAGCATCCGGATGCCGTGGTTGGACGGATGCATCGTCTGCGAGACCGACTGGCCCGGAGCAACTCCGGAATAGGTCAAGGGCTGCTCAGCCTGCTGTCGAGGGGGCGCCTCGAAGAGGGCACCTGGGAGGACGTCGAAGACACGCTTCTTGCGTCAGACCTCGGTGTCGAAGCAACCCAGGAGCTGGTCGCTTCGCTGAAGCAGCGGGTGTTGGTCGAAGGGGTCCGCGACGAAGAGACTGTCCGCTCCTGGCTTCGTGAAGAGCTCATCCGTATCGTCGATCCGACGATGGACCGGGAGGTCGTCTCCGGCAGGCAAGGGAATCGGAGCGCAGTGGTCCTCGTCGTCGGGGTCAACGGCACCGGTAAGACGACCACTGTCGGAAAACTGGCCAGGGTCATGGTCGCCCAGGAGCGTGAGGTCGTTCTCGGTGCTGCGGACACCTTCCGAGCGGCTGCCGCAGATCAACTGCAGACGTGGGGGGAGCGCGTCGGTGTCCGAACAGTACGTTCAGATCGTGAAGGGGCAGACCCGGCCTCGGTAGCTTTCGACGCAGTGAAATCGGCCAATGAAGGCGATGCCGACGTAGTGCTTCTGGACACAGCAGGCCGTCTGCACAACAAAGCGAACCTGATGGCCGAACTCGCTAAGGTGAAACGGGTTGTGGAGAAGATATCTCCCATCGACGAGGTACTTCTCGTCCTGGACGCCACTACCGGTCAGAACGGACTGGTCCAGGCCGAGGTTTTCGGTGAAGCCGTCGATGTCACAGGAATCGTGCTGACGAAGCTGGACGGGACGGCTAAAGGTGGCATCGTTGTCGGTGTCCAACGCAAGCTGGGGGTCCCGGTGAAACTCGTCGGGCTGGGAGAAGGGCCGGATGATCTTGCGCCTTTTGACCCCGAGACCTTCGTTGACGCCATCCTCGGGTGA
- a CDS encoding ROK family transcriptional regulator produces the protein MADSLLDSADTAPGAGSQSALRSANTRRVLACLTENGPMTQATLSRSTGLSPATISNMVARLRTEGVVTTSPTTSSGRRAVLVELGGVPQRRVAAGIDIGRRHLRIVLCTLNREVVAEEAVGLPEDHFAEDSIGLADQLLTKLLERSDLDRSQVIGCGVGIPGPIDADSGRVAHGVILPTWVGFRPIERLREALKTSVYLDNDANLGSLAEITWGPYIDTGHLLYVKVGTGIGAGLVLSGQVYRGSMGITGEIGHIPVAEHGLVCRCGNRGCLETVASTSVMVDALVRAGVLEAGSGTARLVDMVRDGDPAAGRVAEDAGMALGQVLGMMVNVLNPAAVVIGGPLVGLEMDLLGPVQRGIRRFASPTVAARTEIALSSLGERAEVLGACSLVFQQAPESAWLASSVG, from the coding sequence ATGGCAGACAGCCTTCTCGATTCCGCCGACACTGCACCGGGCGCTGGTTCGCAGAGCGCTTTACGGTCCGCGAACACTCGGCGTGTGCTGGCCTGTCTGACCGAGAACGGTCCGATGACCCAGGCGACCTTGAGTAGGTCGACAGGGCTGTCTCCAGCGACGATCTCGAACATGGTGGCCAGACTCCGTACTGAGGGAGTGGTCACCACCTCTCCGACCACGTCGTCGGGTCGGCGTGCCGTTCTGGTCGAGTTGGGTGGCGTTCCCCAACGTCGGGTGGCTGCAGGTATCGATATTGGACGTCGACATCTACGTATCGTGCTCTGCACGCTCAACCGTGAAGTCGTGGCTGAGGAAGCTGTCGGGCTCCCCGAAGATCATTTTGCGGAGGACAGCATCGGCCTGGCTGATCAGCTGCTGACTAAGCTGCTCGAACGCTCAGATCTCGACCGATCGCAGGTCATCGGATGTGGAGTAGGTATACCTGGACCGATCGATGCGGATTCAGGTCGGGTCGCTCACGGCGTGATCCTCCCGACCTGGGTGGGTTTCCGTCCGATCGAGCGACTTCGTGAAGCCCTGAAGACTTCAGTTTATCTGGACAATGATGCAAACCTGGGGAGCTTGGCCGAGATCACGTGGGGACCTTACATCGATACAGGGCATCTGTTGTACGTCAAAGTGGGTACGGGGATCGGCGCAGGACTCGTGCTTTCCGGCCAGGTGTATCGCGGATCCATGGGGATCACTGGCGAGATCGGTCATATTCCGGTCGCCGAGCATGGATTGGTCTGCCGATGCGGGAACCGGGGCTGCCTGGAGACCGTGGCCTCCACCTCAGTCATGGTCGACGCGCTCGTCCGTGCTGGGGTACTCGAAGCAGGTTCTGGCACGGCTCGCCTGGTGGACATGGTGCGAGACGGCGACCCCGCGGCAGGCCGGGTCGCTGAGGACGCCGGCATGGCCCTGGGACAAGTCTTAGGGATGATGGTCAATGTGTTGAATCCGGCGGCGGTCGTGATCGGAGGTCCCCTCGTCGGATTAGAAATGGATTTGCTCGGTCCGGTTCAGCGAGGAATCCGCCGCTTCGCTTCGCCGACGGTGGCTGCTCGTACCGAGATCGCGCTCTCCTCATTGGGGGAGCGGGCCGAAGTCTTGGGGGCGTGCTCGTTGGTCTTCCAGCAGGCCCCTGAGAGCGCATGGTTGGCCTCTTCGGTGGGTTGA
- the mmsA gene encoding multiple monosaccharide ABC transporter ATP-binding protein, producing MTGESAHENILEMRQITKRFPGVKALDEVSLIVRRGEVHAICGENGAGKSTLMKVLSGVYPYGSYEGQILLDGQEVRFKDIKASEAAGIVIIHQELALIPELSITENLFLGNEVASYGAIDWRAANLRAQALMDRVGLHEDPDMKIKDLGVGKQQLVEIAKALAKDVRLLILDEPTAALNETDSEHLLELISDLRSKGITAIMISHKLNEIEEISNSITIIRDGQSIETLDVDAGGVNEDRIIRGMVGRALESRFPERAPEIGEVFFEVRDWTVRHPVVSERLVCKHSDFTVRRGEIVGFAGLMGSGRTELVMSLFGRSYGIWLGGQVYKEGRPIEMKNVSQAIKQGVAYVSEDRKNLGLNLLDDIKKSTVAAKLRKIAPVNVVDSFAERGAAEEFRKDLRIKAPTVDEGVDKLSGGNQQKVVLGKWMFTDPDLLILDEPTRGIDVGAKYEIYTIINKLAQEGKGIIVVSSELPELLGLCDRIYTIFEGSITACMPAAEADQERLMKHMTQAVKA from the coding sequence ATGACGGGCGAAAGCGCGCACGAGAACATTCTCGAGATGCGGCAGATCACCAAGCGCTTCCCAGGTGTGAAAGCCCTGGACGAAGTGTCGCTGATCGTGCGCCGCGGTGAGGTCCACGCCATCTGTGGCGAAAACGGTGCTGGAAAATCGACTCTGATGAAAGTGCTCTCCGGCGTCTACCCTTACGGGAGTTACGAAGGGCAGATCCTTCTCGACGGTCAGGAAGTCCGCTTCAAGGACATCAAGGCCTCCGAGGCGGCAGGCATCGTCATCATTCATCAGGAACTTGCCCTTATCCCAGAGCTCTCCATCACCGAGAATCTCTTCCTGGGAAATGAGGTTGCGTCGTACGGTGCAATCGATTGGCGCGCTGCGAACCTCAGGGCGCAAGCACTTATGGATCGGGTCGGCCTTCATGAAGACCCTGATATGAAGATCAAAGATTTAGGTGTGGGTAAGCAACAGCTGGTCGAGATCGCTAAAGCCCTGGCGAAAGATGTCCGGTTGCTCATTCTCGACGAGCCGACGGCGGCGTTGAACGAAACAGACTCGGAGCACCTGCTCGAGCTGATCTCGGATCTGAGATCCAAAGGGATCACTGCGATCATGATCAGCCACAAACTCAACGAGATCGAAGAGATATCGAACTCGATCACCATCATCCGAGATGGGCAGAGCATCGAGACTCTGGATGTTGATGCAGGCGGAGTCAACGAGGATCGCATCATCCGTGGAATGGTGGGCCGGGCGCTGGAGAGTCGTTTCCCGGAGCGCGCCCCGGAGATTGGTGAAGTCTTCTTCGAAGTGCGCGACTGGACCGTCCGGCATCCGGTGGTCTCGGAACGTCTCGTGTGCAAGCACTCCGACTTCACCGTTCGAAGGGGCGAAATCGTAGGTTTTGCCGGGTTGATGGGTTCAGGGCGGACCGAACTGGTGATGAGCCTGTTCGGGCGATCCTACGGGATTTGGCTTGGGGGGCAGGTCTACAAGGAAGGCCGCCCGATCGAGATGAAGAATGTCAGCCAGGCCATCAAGCAGGGCGTTGCTTATGTGAGCGAAGATCGTAAGAATTTGGGCTTAAATCTTCTCGATGACATCAAAAAATCAACGGTAGCGGCGAAACTTCGCAAGATCGCTCCGGTCAATGTCGTCGATTCCTTTGCAGAGCGAGGAGCGGCTGAGGAGTTTCGTAAAGATCTCCGAATTAAGGCTCCCACCGTCGACGAAGGGGTGGACAAGCTTTCTGGGGGTAATCAGCAGAAAGTGGTTCTCGGAAAATGGATGTTCACCGACCCTGATCTCTTGATCCTCGATGAGCCGACCCGAGGTATCGATGTCGGTGCTAAATACGAGATCTATACGATCATCAACAAACTGGCTCAGGAGGGAAAAGGGATCATCGTGGTCTCCTCTGAACTTCCTGAACTTCTCGGTCTTTGTGACCGGATATACACCATCTTCGAAGGGTCGATCACGGCCTGTATGCCTGCAGCCGAGGCAGATCAGGAACGTCTGATGAAACACATGACCCAGGCCGTGAAGGCGTGA
- the mmsB gene encoding multiple monosaccharide ABC transporter permease has protein sequence MELIRKVVGGDLRQFGMIFALAVILVFFQFRTGGLMLTPDNLISVVSQYSYILILAIGMVMVIIAGHIDLSVGSVAAFVGIIVAKLMQNGMPSWAAFLIGLLIGAAVGAWQGYWVAYWGVPAFIVTLAGMMIFRGANQWVGNSQSVAVPEDFQYIGAGFLPELHTGLPYNEPTLIIGLLATAYVIWHELHDRRIRVKMNATVAPMSVTVLRIALLSAVLVSATLLFASGRPGTSFPVSGLVLVALVLLYSFITGRTVFGRHVYAVGGNLRAATLAGVKTQRTNFFVMMNMSVLAALAGMIFVARSTASGPQDGNSWELDAIAAVFIGGAAVSGGVGTVIGSIVGGLVMAFLNTGLALEGVGSDRVQIIKGLVLLLAVAIDVWNKKQGKPSIIGHFMKSRNDNGVPRVRPTTEADATQP, from the coding sequence ATGGAATTGATCAGGAAGGTCGTGGGTGGAGACCTACGGCAATTCGGAATGATCTTCGCGCTGGCTGTGATCCTGGTGTTCTTCCAATTCAGGACCGGCGGGCTGATGCTGACTCCGGACAACCTCATATCGGTGGTCAGTCAGTACTCGTATATCCTCATTCTGGCCATAGGGATGGTCATGGTTATCATCGCTGGCCATATTGACCTTTCCGTGGGGTCGGTGGCGGCTTTTGTCGGTATCATTGTGGCCAAGCTCATGCAGAATGGAATGCCTTCTTGGGCGGCCTTCCTCATCGGCCTGCTGATTGGTGCAGCGGTCGGAGCCTGGCAAGGCTACTGGGTTGCCTACTGGGGTGTTCCTGCGTTCATCGTGACTCTCGCTGGGATGATGATCTTCCGCGGTGCCAACCAGTGGGTTGGCAACAGCCAGTCGGTCGCTGTTCCGGAGGACTTCCAGTACATCGGTGCGGGTTTCCTACCTGAACTGCACACCGGACTGCCCTACAACGAACCGACATTGATTATTGGTCTCCTGGCCACCGCCTATGTCATCTGGCACGAACTCCATGACCGACGTATCCGGGTCAAGATGAACGCGACCGTGGCGCCGATGAGCGTCACCGTACTTCGGATCGCGCTGCTGTCCGCCGTACTCGTCTCCGCGACCTTGCTCTTCGCCTCCGGCCGACCAGGAACCTCCTTCCCCGTCTCCGGTCTGGTGCTCGTTGCGCTCGTCCTGCTCTATTCCTTCATCACCGGACGTACGGTCTTCGGCCGCCATGTTTACGCCGTCGGCGGGAACCTGCGGGCAGCGACCTTGGCTGGGGTGAAGACGCAGCGGACGAACTTCTTCGTCATGATGAACATGTCGGTCCTTGCAGCGCTGGCCGGAATGATCTTCGTCGCCCGATCCACCGCATCCGGTCCCCAAGACGGGAACAGTTGGGAGCTTGACGCGATCGCGGCGGTCTTCATCGGGGGAGCCGCAGTCAGCGGAGGTGTCGGAACTGTCATTGGTTCCATCGTCGGTGGCCTCGTCATGGCTTTCCTGAACACCGGCCTCGCGCTCGAGGGAGTCGGATCAGACCGGGTTCAGATCATCAAAGGGCTGGTCTTGCTCCTCGCAGTTGCCATCGATGTCTGGAACAAGAAACAAGGCAAGCCCAGCATCATTGGACATTTCATGAAATCCCGCAACGACAACGGTGTCCCACGGGTACGACCCACCACCGAAGCCGACGCGACTCAGCCCTGA
- a CDS encoding substrate-binding domain-containing protein, whose product MRSIAIKATAVSAVALLALTACGNSSRETGASAGSGTAKGFPADAMVGVALPDKTSENWVLAGKLFEDGLKEAGFKADVQYAAATNTVADQQNQIQAMVTRGAKVIFVGAKDGSQLGTQAKAAKDAGAIVVAYDRLLKETPNVDYYLAYDNRKVGQLQGKALLEGMKSKKADGPYTIELFAGSPDDANSQVFFDGAMDILKPEIEKGSVVIGSGQKDFKQATTEGWKAENAQRRMDTILTSTYAAGKTLDGVLSPNDTLARAVITSARSAGKPIPIVTGQDSEVASVQSIMKGEQYSTINKDTRNLVKAAIDMAKALQKGQKPAINNEKDYDNKSKIVPAQLLDPHIVTKANAAEEYANDPNLASLTK is encoded by the coding sequence ATGCGTTCCATCGCGATCAAGGCCACAGCTGTGAGCGCCGTCGCACTACTGGCCCTGACTGCTTGCGGCAACTCCAGCCGGGAGACCGGGGCGTCCGCTGGTAGCGGTACCGCCAAGGGTTTCCCCGCCGATGCCATGGTGGGCGTCGCTCTGCCGGACAAGACCAGCGAGAACTGGGTCCTCGCGGGAAAGCTCTTCGAGGATGGGCTGAAAGAGGCAGGGTTCAAGGCTGACGTGCAATATGCAGCTGCCACCAATACCGTCGCTGACCAGCAGAACCAGATCCAGGCCATGGTGACCCGTGGCGCGAAGGTCATCTTTGTCGGCGCTAAAGACGGCAGCCAGCTCGGCACCCAGGCCAAAGCAGCCAAGGACGCAGGAGCGATCGTCGTGGCTTACGACCGCTTGCTGAAGGAGACGCCCAACGTCGACTACTACCTGGCTTACGACAACCGCAAGGTCGGGCAACTCCAAGGCAAAGCCTTGCTGGAGGGCATGAAGTCGAAGAAGGCGGACGGTCCCTACACCATCGAGCTCTTCGCGGGTTCTCCTGACGACGCCAACAGCCAGGTCTTCTTCGATGGCGCTATGGACATCCTGAAGCCGGAGATCGAAAAGGGCTCAGTCGTCATCGGCTCCGGCCAGAAGGACTTCAAGCAGGCCACTACTGAAGGATGGAAGGCCGAGAACGCCCAACGTCGAATGGACACCATTCTGACCAGCACCTATGCGGCTGGTAAGACCCTCGACGGTGTGCTTTCCCCGAATGACACCCTGGCACGGGCCGTCATCACCTCGGCCCGTTCCGCTGGAAAGCCGATCCCGATCGTGACCGGGCAGGACTCCGAGGTCGCCTCGGTCCAGTCGATCATGAAGGGCGAGCAGTACTCCACGATCAACAAGGACACCCGTAACCTCGTCAAGGCAGCCATCGACATGGCCAAGGCCCTGCAGAAGGGACAGAAGCCAGCGATCAATAACGAGAAGGACTACGACAACAAGTCCAAGATCGTGCCGGCTCAGTTGCTCGACCCGCACATCGTGACGAAGGCCAATGCCGCTGAGGAATACGCCAACGACCCCAACCTGGCTTCGTTGACGAAGTAG